In Schistocerca nitens isolate TAMUIC-IGC-003100 chromosome 10, iqSchNite1.1, whole genome shotgun sequence, a single window of DNA contains:
- the LOC126209808 gene encoding uncharacterized protein LOC126209808, whose amino-acid sequence MVPGGFQPRLPTSLPPPGQQQQPSPLPRRQPVPLMPPAQLHTGAPRVVAPAPAVPLQSPPPSVLMDVDPSAGPPSQAVAVQPVLQPLSLGTPKESDTAAPCPAPTQQPSTQRQETLPLFVGPDALSRPVP is encoded by the coding sequence aTGGTCcccggcgggttccagccgcgccttccgacttcgctgccgcccccagggcagcagcagcagccgtcgccgctaccacgccgacagcccgtcccgttgatgcctcccgcgcagcttcatacgggagcgccccgggtggtcgctccggcgcctgcggtccctcttcagtcgccaccgccttcggtgctaatggacgtcgacccctcagccgggccgccttcccaagcggtggctgtgcagcctgtactgcagccgctttccttgggcacccccaaggagtctgacaccgcagcgccttgtccggcgcccactcagcagccgtcgacgcagcgtcaggagacgctgcctctcttcgtgggtcccgacgccctgtcgcgtccagtaccataa